CCTCTCCAGAGTCAATTCTATCAATAAGCTTTTGTAAGCACTCATCCATGAAAAACTGAACagggaaaaataaatacaagtcaGCATCGCAATCTAATGCCTACAGTTGAGGAGTGACCACTAATTTAATTTCGAAACATATAAATGCTATGCAACATATACCTAAAATTGAAtaggaaaagaaggaaaaaaaatactaatcatCAAGTTTAAGATAAGGACCTCAACTAGAGCAGCCTCTTTTCTAGGAAATGATCCAACAATTGAAGGAGAAACGCCCACATCTCTTGCTCCAGCAATCATAGCTTCTTCACTCCATCCCAACCTTAACTGCATTgcccatttttaaaaaaattcgttatacaaaaaaaaaaattaaagttacattaattaattttaaggacCCGTACCACGTGGCGAAGGGAGGCTTCAAGAACCCGAGCTTGCTGTTCTTGGTACTCAATCCTGGGTCTCTGTCTCTCCTGCCGTTGTCGACCATCCTCAGCCGTTGATGATGTTGACCAGTTGGATGACGACGTTGATTCTGATTGATTAGGGAATTCTAGATTAGCACGTggggtttggttttggttgaaGATTGATTGAGGAAAACTATGATTGTTATTGACCGCTGTGCAATAGCGAGAGCCGATAATTGTAGTTCGGAGATTAAGATATCTGATACGGCTGTTGCTATTGTTACCAGCAGTTGCACCAGAAAGCAGGCGCCTTGCCAACGCCGCCGTCCTATACATTTTTGGTATGTGATCTGACTGAGATGGGGAGCGAGTGGTGGTTTTGAAGAAGAGGaagggaattaaaaaaatattttttctccattCCACGTAGCTGCTTATTGTGATTCCACGTGTTAACTTAGCTGCCACTAAGAGAGTAATGATAGTTGTTTTGCCACCTGCATAAGTTAAGCATTTGATTCGTTGCTAGCGCTCCGCGGGAATTAGacgttagaaaaaaaaacttaaaaatcaattaaatggaGAAaagtatatgaaaaaaaactatagaaaataaaaaataaataaaataaacaattagaaaacaaaaattagatccggtttggtttttatttaaaaattttaaaaccaattATATAAAACCAAATTAGACCGgttcaactaaaaaattaaaaattatgctaACCTAAGAAAAggg
The Populus nigra chromosome 3, ddPopNigr1.1, whole genome shotgun sequence genome window above contains:
- the LOC133689733 gene encoding uncharacterized protein LOC133689733, which translates into the protein MYRTAALARRLLSGATAGNNSNSRIRYLNLRTTIIGSRYCTAVNNNHSFPQSIFNQNQTPRANLEFPNQSESTSSSNWSTSSTAEDGRQRQERQRPRIEYQEQQARVLEASLRHVLRLGWSEEAMIAGARDVGVSPSIVGSFPRKEAALVEFFMDECLQKLIDRIDSGEELQNLVPSERISKLLKIRLEMQSPYISKWPQVLSIQAYPSNAPTSFKQRAMLVDEIWHAVGDEGSDIDWYVKRTVLGGIYSTTEIYMLTDSSPDFRDTWAFLDDRVKDAFDLKKTIQEAMYMAEAVGAGMGNSFQGFVKRVFQR